The Verrucomicrobiota bacterium genomic interval CCGTTTTTTTAAGAATCTTTATGTAGCGTTATTTATGCGCTGCTGTATAGCATTGAGATCAAGCAGGGTACCGCGAACGACGCATTGCTTCCATGCGATCCGATCCCCATGGCAATTTGACTTCGAATCTCACTGTTGGTGTGGTGCAAGGCCTGCAATAACTGCGGATAGGCATCAGGTCCGATGCCTGCCAGGGCGGCAGCAGCATCGAAGGTGCGGTTGGTATCCTCCAATCGGGCGACTAATTGCGGGATGGCGGGTTTAGCGATTGCCCCTAGCAGCGTAAACGCCCGGACAGCCTGAACTCTGCTTATCTCTGGCTCTGGACCCATCGGGATTCCGTAATTCTGGCGGTGATTGATCGTTCGGATATATTTATGGACGATGGAGTCATTCGCGTCGAGCATGGCCAGTATTTCCGGCAGTGCATTGGTGCCCATGGCCCGCAGGGCCTCCGCGACTTGCACCGTGTTCGAATCCGATCCGAGGTTGATCTCGGGAAAGGTGATCGCCTTAATCTTCCCTACCCACTCGCTCAGGCTCTTCCCCTGGTAGCTGGGTTCGGCGGGCTTGCTTCTGTAGCAGATCAACGCCACGACGAGGGCGAGCAGCGCGCTTGCGCCCAGCCATACTTTCGTCGTGGTTTTCATGCGCAGCATTCTGTCCCAAAATCGCCCCATTGACCACCAAAAACGCGCAACAAAGTACGTAGCAGACGACGTAAGGAGTCCCAATTGAGGCACCCTATCCGCGCTAGGGAGCGGTCCACCAGAACATGCGCTCCAGCCCTGCGCGGTTGGCGTACGAGCGCGGCACCCAATCTTCCCGCAGCGTCAGGTGCGGGGAAAACCACCGGAGAACCTCCTCGCGGGTGGTGCCAAACGGCGGGCCCTCGGTGTCCGGGATGATGTAATGCACAGCCAGGAATTGCCCGCCGGGCTTCAGCCAGCGCAGGACGGCGCGCACGTAATCCGCGCGGCGCTCCGGCTGGATGGCGCAGAACAGCGTGTGCTCAAAGACCCAGTCGAACGGGCGGGGCGGCGGGTCCGTGAGGAAATCGCTTGGCCGCCCCGTCATTTATCCCGGAGAGCACCGCCCAGTACGTGGTATTGGCCTGCAAGGTAAAGGCGCTTGAGGGGGCGTAATCGAAAGTGCCACCACCATAAGGATCAATTCGTCCGCTCAACGTCGTGAGCGAAGTGCCCGGCACACCAGTCGCGTCACTAAACAGGAAGGCGGAAAAGCCACTGCCAAAACCGCCCGCACAGGTCAGGGTTATGCTGCCCAGCGGCGTTGCGCTGTTTCCCGTCGTGAACGAATTGGCCACGTCTTGGCCCACTCCGAGTGAGGGATTATTAATTGTGGCAAACTCATAACCAGGGGTGCCACCGCGAGTCGTCCCGAGATTGGAGACCAGCACGGCGGCGTGGGTGCCGGCAATGCTGGCGAATAAGGCCGCTGCCAGCAGGAGCGGTGTCTGTGCAAAGGCGTGGTGGACCGGATTGGCATGGTGCGGTTCACATTCATTGGCCGCCATGGCGGAATGGGGCTTGTTTATCATAGTATTTCTTTTGTTATTACGTTTTGTTGTTCTTAGGGCAAGGGCATAGTACTCCGTTGACGGGCGATGCAATATTAATATATTTTATTATTATAGTTAG includes:
- a CDS encoding choice-of-anchor R domain-containing protein is translated as MINKPHSAMAANECEPHHANPVHHAFAQTPLLLAAALFASIAGTHAAVLVSNLGTTRGGTPGYEFATINNPSLGVGQDVANSFTTGNSATPLGSITLTCAGGFGSGFSAFLFSDATGVPGTSLTTLSGRIDPYGGGTFDYAPSSAFTLQANTTYWAVLSGINDGAAKRFPHGPAAPPVRLGL
- a CDS encoding HEAT repeat domain-containing protein; the protein is MKTTTKVWLGASALLALVVALICYRSKPAEPSYQGKSLSEWVGKIKAITFPEINLGSDSNTVQVAEALRAMGTNALPEILAMLDANDSIVHKYIRTINHRQNYGIPMGPEPEISRVQAVRAFTLLGAIAKPAIPQLVARLEDTNRTFDAAAALAGIGPDAYPQLLQALHHTNSEIRSQIAMGIGSHGSNASFAVPCLISMLYSSA